A single window of Pontibacillus chungwhensis DNA harbors:
- a CDS encoding glycine C-acetyltransferase, giving the protein MKGFEYLQNELEEMKDQGTFRELIPLESAQGSRVMIKGKDVIQLSSNNYLGLTSHPRLKEAAEEAVRDYGVGTGSVRTIAGTLSMHEEYERKLAKFKHTEAALVFQSGFTTNQGVLSSMLNEEDVVISDELNHASIIDGIRLTKAARKIYKHVDMQSLEDKLKESSDYRTRLVVTDGVFSMDGNIAPLPEIVELAEKYNALIMVDDAHASGVLGENGRGTVNHFGLDGRVHIQVGTLSKAIGVLGGYVATSQTLKEYLIHKGRPFLFSTSHPPAVTAACDAAIDVLLEEPQLIEKLWDNTKFFKDGLKEMGFDTGISETPVTPVMIGDDALTHKFSDELFNEGVFAQGIVFPTVPKGKGRIRTIVTAEHSKEELQEALDAFGRAGKTLGLL; this is encoded by the coding sequence ATGAAGGGATTTGAATATTTACAAAACGAATTAGAAGAAATGAAAGATCAAGGGACATTCAGAGAACTAATCCCTCTGGAATCTGCTCAAGGTTCACGAGTTATGATTAAAGGGAAAGATGTCATCCAACTTTCCTCGAACAATTATCTTGGATTAACGTCACATCCAAGACTTAAAGAAGCTGCAGAAGAAGCTGTTAGAGATTATGGTGTTGGAACTGGATCCGTTCGAACCATTGCAGGGACACTTTCTATGCACGAAGAGTACGAGCGGAAGTTAGCTAAGTTTAAACATACGGAAGCAGCTCTAGTATTTCAATCTGGATTTACAACCAACCAGGGAGTTTTATCTTCTATGCTAAATGAGGAAGATGTTGTAATTTCAGATGAACTGAATCATGCTTCTATCATTGATGGAATTCGCTTAACAAAAGCAGCCAGAAAAATCTATAAGCACGTGGACATGCAATCACTTGAAGACAAGTTGAAGGAGTCAAGTGATTATCGCACCCGCCTTGTGGTAACAGATGGTGTTTTTTCAATGGATGGAAACATTGCTCCTTTACCTGAAATTGTAGAACTTGCTGAGAAGTATAATGCCCTTATCATGGTGGACGACGCTCATGCTAGTGGGGTACTTGGTGAAAATGGACGAGGAACGGTTAACCATTTTGGTCTTGATGGTCGTGTTCATATTCAGGTGGGAACACTAAGTAAAGCCATTGGTGTCCTGGGAGGGTATGTAGCCACTTCTCAGACCTTAAAAGAGTATCTAATTCATAAAGGACGTCCTTTCTTGTTTAGTACATCTCATCCACCTGCTGTAACAGCGGCGTGTGATGCAGCAATCGATGTTTTGCTTGAGGAACCTCAATTGATCGAGAAACTTTGGGATAACACAAAATTCTTTAAAGATGGTTTGAAGGAAATGGGTTTTGATACGGGCATTAGTGAAACACCAGTTACACCTGTCATGATCGGGGATGATGCGCTAACCCATAAGTTCTCTGATGAGTTATTTAATGAAGGCGTGTTTGCTCAAGGGATTGTTTTCCCGACTGTACCTAAAGGCAAAGGGCGTATCCGCACTATTGTGACTGCGGAGCATTCAAAAGAAGAGCTTCAAGAAGCGCTGGATGCTTTTGGACGTGCTGGGAAGACACTTGGCCTTTTGTAA
- the miaB gene encoding tRNA (N6-isopentenyl adenosine(37)-C2)-methylthiotransferase MiaB produces MNEQQRKEMGSIQQPEQDKTAKDKPLKEKTTEDFAKYFETTYQPPSLKSAKKRGKEDVSVHYDFEIPEDLKGLGNGKKFLIRTYGCQMNEHDTEVMAGILTDMGYESTSDQKEADIILLNTCAIRENAENKVFGEIGHLKSLKREKPDLLLGVCGCMSQEESVVNRILQKHQFIDLIFGTHNIHRLPYLVKEALFGKEMVVEVWSKEGDIVENLPRERKGNIKAWVNIMYGCDKFCTYCIVPYTRGKERSRLPEDIIQEVRQLAAQGYKEVTLLGQNVNAYGKDFEDMTYGLGDLMNEIHKIDIPRVRFTTSHPRDFDDRLIEVLAQGGNLLDHIHLPVQSGSSDVLKIMARKYTRERYLELVDKIRTAMPNATLTTDIIVGFPNETEEQFQETLTLVEEVGFEGAYTFIYSPREGTPAAKMQDNVPMEVKKERLQRLNAVINHQSAQAMKKYEDEIVHVLVEGESKNNPDVLAGHTDKNKLVNFRGPKSIIGQIVPVRVTKAKTWSLDGEMIEAVEVK; encoded by the coding sequence ATGAATGAACAACAACGCAAAGAAATGGGTTCCATTCAACAGCCTGAACAGGACAAGACTGCTAAGGATAAACCTTTAAAAGAGAAGACTACAGAAGATTTTGCTAAATATTTTGAAACCACCTATCAACCACCATCTTTGAAAAGCGCTAAGAAACGTGGGAAAGAAGATGTGAGTGTCCATTATGATTTCGAAATCCCAGAAGACCTTAAAGGTTTGGGGAACGGCAAAAAATTTCTCATTCGAACTTATGGTTGCCAAATGAATGAACATGATACAGAAGTGATGGCTGGTATACTTACGGATATGGGCTATGAATCTACAAGCGATCAAAAAGAAGCGGATATTATTTTACTTAATACATGTGCGATTCGTGAAAATGCTGAAAATAAGGTGTTTGGTGAGATCGGGCACTTGAAATCCTTGAAGCGAGAGAAACCAGACTTGCTTTTAGGGGTATGTGGGTGCATGTCGCAAGAGGAATCCGTGGTTAACCGTATTTTACAAAAGCATCAATTTATAGATTTAATATTCGGTACACATAATATTCATCGCCTTCCTTACCTGGTGAAAGAAGCACTCTTTGGAAAAGAGATGGTTGTTGAGGTATGGTCTAAAGAAGGGGACATTGTAGAAAACCTGCCTCGGGAGCGTAAAGGAAACATAAAAGCTTGGGTCAATATTATGTATGGGTGTGATAAGTTCTGTACATACTGTATTGTTCCTTATACACGAGGGAAGGAACGTAGTCGTCTACCTGAAGATATTATTCAGGAAGTTCGCCAACTGGCTGCCCAGGGTTATAAAGAAGTCACTTTGCTCGGCCAAAACGTAAACGCGTATGGAAAAGATTTTGAGGATATGACTTATGGTCTTGGTGACTTAATGAATGAGATTCATAAGATTGATATTCCTCGTGTACGCTTTACGACTTCTCACCCTCGTGACTTTGATGATCGATTAATCGAAGTATTAGCTCAAGGGGGGAACTTGCTTGATCACATTCACTTACCTGTTCAATCAGGAAGTTCTGATGTCTTAAAGATTATGGCACGTAAGTATACGCGGGAGCGTTACCTTGAACTAGTAGATAAGATTCGTACAGCGATGCCGAATGCAACGTTAACGACAGATATTATCGTAGGTTTTCCAAATGAAACGGAAGAGCAATTCCAGGAAACCTTAACCCTTGTCGAAGAAGTTGGGTTTGAGGGGGCCTATACGTTTATTTATTCTCCACGTGAAGGTACGCCTGCTGCGAAAATGCAGGACAATGTCCCTATGGAAGTCAAGAAAGAGCGCTTACAGCGATTGAATGCAGTCATTAATCATCAATCCGCTCAAGCCATGAAGAAATATGAAGATGAAATTGTCCATGTTCTAGTGGAAGGGGAAAGTAAAAATAACCCTGATGTACTAGCTGGACATACTGATAAAAATAAGCTCGTTAATTTCCGTGGTCCTAAATCCATAATTGGTCAGATTGTGCCTGTAAGGGTAACGAAAGCCAAGACTTGGTCATTGGACGGAGAAATGATCGAAGCAGTAGAGGTGAAATAA
- a CDS encoding RicAFT regulatory complex protein RicA family protein, with translation MATYTRSEVIQQAKALAHQIVETPEISRFKEVEAKLNENKKVQEHINRIKSLQKQAVNFQYYEKTEAQKKVEKEIDRLQAELDAIPVVEEFKQTQTSVNDFLQSVTNTIANEVTNQIIRDTGGDLLEGTTGSAAKSGGSCDH, from the coding sequence TTGGCAACTTATACACGAAGTGAAGTCATCCAACAAGCGAAAGCATTAGCTCATCAAATAGTAGAAACCCCAGAGATTTCGCGTTTTAAGGAAGTAGAAGCGAAATTAAATGAAAATAAAAAGGTTCAGGAACACATTAACCGTATCAAGTCGCTTCAAAAGCAAGCGGTGAACTTTCAATACTATGAAAAAACAGAAGCTCAAAAGAAAGTAGAAAAAGAAATTGATCGCCTACAAGCTGAACTGGATGCAATTCCTGTTGTAGAAGAATTCAAACAAACACAAACATCTGTTAATGATTTCTTGCAGAGTGTGACAAATACGATTGCTAACGAAGTGACCAATCAAATCATCCGTGATACTGGTGGGGATTTGTTAGAAGGTACTACAGGTTCCGCTGCTAAATCAGGTGGGTCTTGTGATCACTAA
- the cotE gene encoding outer spore coat protein CotE — translation MSLFDQEYREIITKAVCGKGRKFIQDTNTVTPSHRPTSILGCWVINHIYNAKKKGDYVEVSGSYEINVWYSYSDNTKTEVVTEKVHYCDKVPLSIKDENCLDCDFEVIARVVQQPNCLEARIAHQGHKIIVDVEREFIVEVIGETKICVKVDPDGCVCDEDDWGYDVSSDDFSHVNPDFLAQDEEE, via the coding sequence ATGTCGTTATTTGATCAGGAGTATCGTGAGATTATTACAAAAGCGGTATGTGGTAAGGGTAGAAAGTTTATCCAAGATACAAATACTGTAACACCATCTCATCGCCCAACAAGCATTCTAGGATGCTGGGTAATCAACCACATTTATAATGCAAAGAAAAAGGGCGATTACGTTGAGGTTTCTGGTAGTTACGAAATCAATGTATGGTATTCGTACAGCGATAATACAAAGACAGAAGTCGTTACAGAAAAAGTACATTACTGCGATAAGGTTCCGTTATCTATCAAAGATGAGAACTGTTTGGACTGTGACTTTGAAGTTATAGCCCGTGTCGTGCAACAGCCAAATTGTTTAGAAGCGCGCATAGCGCACCAAGGACATAAGATTATCGTAGATGTGGAAAGAGAATTCATTGTGGAAGTAATTGGCGAGACAAAGATTTGTGTCAAAGTCGACCCGGATGGGTGTGTATGTGATGAAGATGACTGGGGATATGATGTCTCAAGTGATGACTTCTCACATGTGAATCCAGACTTTCTCGCACAAGATGAGGAAGAGTAG
- the mutS gene encoding DNA mismatch repair protein MutS: MAKQTPMMQQYLQIKAQYKDAFLFFRLGDFYELFNEDATKAAQELEITLTSRDGGNIPMCGVPYHSSANYIKTLIEKGYKVAICEQVEDPKTAKGVVKREVVQLVTPGTVMEGAMLSEDENNYLASITPFNNNTFVVAYNDLTTGENSIALLEDGFDGVLSELFNRPVKEIIIPPHFEEGQQKALQDRLGVTISIQERTMIPESFQPLVENLQDDRLVTGFGQLFNYIQDTQKRSLDHLKPVYQIQLKEYMTLDMYSKRNLELMETIRKQGKKGSLLWVLDKTVTSMGARMLKKWVERPLLQKESIEERYNQVEGFMEQFFERETLRESLKSVYDLERLAGRVAYGNVNARDLVQLKHSIGRVPEIKALLSSFEKQELKALAEQLEPLDEVHDLLEKSIMDAPPITVKEGGLIKDGYNNQLDEYRDAARNGKQWIAELERKERQETGISKLKIGYNRVFGYYIEVTKANIHLLPEGRYERKQTLANAERYITPELKEKETLILEAQEKSVELEYDLFIEVRDQVKAFIRPLQKLAEQISAIDVLQGFATVSEEYQYTRPTLVEDREVSIEKGRHPVVEKVMQNDTFVPNNVEMPEDTDILLITGPNMSGKSTYMRQLALTAIMAQIGCFVPCEAAKLPIFDQIFTRIGAADDLVSGQSTFMVEMLEAKHALTRATNKSLILLDEIGRGTSTYDGMALAQAIVEHIHHNIHAKTMFSTHYHELTALEDPLNHLKNVHVRAEEYEGRVVFLHQIQDGAADQSYGIHVAQLAELPDGLIDRANQILAQLEGGSNAESSTVSNKEIVDEPDEQLSLFKEEPVSVQEKKRQPERTSVQDEVLKQLSELDLLELNPIEAMNHLYTLQKQLKR, encoded by the coding sequence ATGGCAAAGCAAACACCAATGATGCAGCAATATTTGCAAATTAAGGCACAGTATAAAGATGCCTTTTTATTTTTCCGTTTAGGTGATTTTTATGAATTATTTAATGAAGATGCAACCAAAGCCGCTCAGGAATTAGAGATCACACTCACAAGTCGTGATGGAGGAAATATTCCGATGTGCGGAGTACCTTACCATTCTTCTGCTAATTATATTAAAACGTTAATTGAAAAAGGATATAAAGTCGCGATCTGTGAGCAGGTGGAAGACCCTAAAACAGCCAAAGGCGTCGTGAAAAGAGAAGTTGTACAACTTGTTACGCCTGGTACCGTTATGGAAGGGGCAATGCTCTCTGAAGATGAGAACAACTATTTAGCCTCTATAACCCCATTTAATAACAACACTTTTGTTGTAGCCTATAATGACTTAACAACAGGCGAGAATAGCATCGCATTACTTGAAGATGGGTTTGATGGCGTGCTTAGTGAACTCTTTAACCGTCCTGTTAAAGAAATTATCATTCCGCCTCATTTTGAAGAGGGACAACAAAAAGCATTGCAAGACCGTCTTGGTGTAACCATCTCAATACAAGAGAGAACCATGATTCCGGAAAGTTTTCAACCTCTTGTTGAAAACTTACAAGATGACCGCCTTGTAACTGGATTTGGCCAGTTGTTTAACTATATACAAGACACCCAGAAACGATCCTTAGACCACTTGAAACCCGTCTATCAAATCCAATTGAAAGAATACATGACGCTTGATATGTATTCCAAACGAAACCTTGAGCTTATGGAAACCATTCGTAAGCAAGGAAAGAAAGGTAGTCTCCTTTGGGTGCTTGATAAAACAGTGACATCTATGGGAGCCCGTATGCTAAAGAAATGGGTTGAGCGCCCTCTTCTTCAGAAGGAGAGCATTGAGGAACGTTATAATCAGGTGGAAGGATTCATGGAACAGTTCTTTGAAAGAGAAACTCTTCGAGAATCTTTAAAGTCTGTATATGATTTAGAACGACTTGCCGGTAGAGTAGCATATGGAAATGTAAATGCACGTGATCTAGTCCAGCTTAAACACTCTATAGGACGTGTCCCTGAAATTAAGGCCTTGCTTTCTTCTTTTGAAAAACAGGAACTAAAAGCCCTTGCTGAACAATTGGAGCCCCTTGATGAAGTGCATGATCTTTTAGAAAAAAGCATTATGGATGCGCCTCCTATTACTGTTAAAGAAGGAGGTCTCATTAAAGATGGGTACAACAATCAGTTAGATGAGTACCGGGATGCAGCAAGGAACGGGAAGCAATGGATTGCTGAACTGGAGCGAAAAGAGCGTCAAGAAACGGGCATCAGTAAGCTGAAGATTGGCTATAACCGAGTGTTTGGGTATTACATTGAGGTAACAAAAGCTAATATTCATCTTCTTCCTGAAGGGAGATATGAAAGAAAGCAGACACTCGCTAATGCTGAAAGGTATATCACACCAGAGTTGAAAGAAAAAGAAACGCTTATACTAGAAGCACAGGAAAAAAGTGTAGAACTTGAGTATGATCTGTTTATTGAGGTTCGCGACCAGGTTAAGGCGTTTATTCGTCCACTTCAAAAGCTAGCCGAACAAATTAGTGCGATTGATGTTCTTCAAGGGTTTGCGACAGTGAGTGAGGAGTATCAATACACAAGACCAACTCTTGTAGAGGACAGAGAAGTTTCAATTGAAAAAGGTCGCCACCCGGTGGTTGAGAAAGTTATGCAAAACGATACGTTTGTACCAAATAATGTAGAAATGCCTGAAGATACAGACATACTACTGATCACTGGACCTAATATGAGTGGTAAGAGCACCTATATGCGCCAATTAGCGCTAACGGCTATTATGGCTCAAATTGGTTGCTTCGTGCCATGTGAAGCTGCTAAACTGCCGATCTTTGATCAAATTTTTACTAGAATTGGCGCAGCAGATGACCTTGTCTCAGGCCAAAGTACTTTCATGGTCGAAATGTTAGAAGCTAAACATGCTTTAACACGCGCTACAAACAAAAGCTTGATTTTGCTTGATGAAATAGGAAGAGGGACAAGCACTTATGATGGAATGGCTTTAGCGCAGGCAATTGTGGAGCATATTCATCATAACATCCATGCTAAAACCATGTTTTCAACTCACTATCACGAATTGACAGCCCTTGAAGATCCATTGAACCATTTAAAAAATGTCCATGTAAGAGCAGAAGAATACGAAGGTCGGGTCGTGTTCCTCCACCAGATTCAAGACGGGGCTGCTGATCAAAGTTATGGTATTCATGTAGCTCAGCTTGCGGAATTGCCAGATGGTTTGATCGATCGCGCGAATCAAATCCTTGCTCAATTAGAGGGCGGTTCAAATGCGGAATCGTCAACTGTCTCAAATAAAGAAATCGTAGATGAACCAGACGAGCAATTATCTTTATTTAAAGAAGAACCAGTCTCTGTCCAAGAGAAGAAGCGACAGCCTGAAAGAACTTCTGTTCAAGATGAAGTGTTAAAACAGTTATCAGAACTAGATCTGTTAGAGTTGAACCCGATTGAAGCAATGAATCATCTTTACACATTGCAAAAGCAATTGAAGAGGTAG